The Brassica oleracea var. oleracea cultivar TO1000 chromosome C6, BOL, whole genome shotgun sequence genome includes a region encoding these proteins:
- the LOC106297398 gene encoding pentatricopeptide repeat-containing protein At1g02370, mitochondrial-like yields MFNVRRIASSGSLHHLWKRETRMVVAPFSSYAAEFNPNRQITTPAFMLPSPAVAEKSSIFEKIQPFIGETLDFITREEEKKEDLVDWAKRLNKDGKFEYAFEIFEWMDKKKMEFSPSELAVYVDLIAQTKGIYAAEEYFNQVEPVFDRTNTRAKNWPAFASIVVRILEYNKKNGRGADARKFNLRKQFLTTTGSVLEITSCSRSSSCAQRLGIMVRF; encoded by the exons ATGTTTAATGTGCGCCGTATTGCATCATCAGGTTCTCTCCATCATCTCTGGAAGAGAGAGACGAGAATGGTGGTGGCTCCATTTTCTTCTTATGCTGCTGAGTTTAACCCCAACAGGCAGATCACTACTCCTGCGTTTATGTTACCTTCTCCTGCTGTTGCTGAGAAGAGCAGTATTTTCGAGAAGATACAGCCTTTTATCGGAGAGACCTTAGATTTCATCACAAGGGAGGAAGAGAAGAAGGAAGATCTCGTCGACTGGGCAAAACGTCTTAACAAAGACGGCAAATTTGAATATGCCTTCGAG ATCTTTGAGTGGATGGATAAAAAGAAGATGGAGTTTTCTCCTTCGGAGCTTGCAGTTTATGTGGATCTCATTGCCCAGACTAAAGGCATATATGCGGCTGAAGAATACTTCAATCAAGTAGAACCAGTCTTTGACCGAACCAACACCCGCGCGAAGAATTGGCCTGCTTTTGCTAGTATTGTGGTGAGGATCTTGGAATATAATAAGAAAAACGGTCGGGGTGCAGACGCAAGAAAGTTTAATTTGAGG AAACAGTTCTTAACCACTACTGGATCAGTCTTAGAGATAACTTCATGTTCAAGGTCTAGCTCGTGTGCACAAAGGCTTGGAATTATGGTCAGGTTCTGA